In Paenibacillus algicola, a genomic segment contains:
- the qoxA gene encoding cytochrome aa3 quinol oxidase subunit II, with translation MKKRGPLFALLMSITLLLSGCSSLTVLDPKGPAARTLSDTIIFSIFMMVGILAVVYVLYIYMLVKYRARKSNEGYEPPHDEGSKLLEITWTIIPIIIVIILSVVTVKSTIAVENVPEGYEDQEPLVIYASTSNWKWHFSYPEQGIETVNYVNLPTNRAIEFRMYSYGPITSLWIPQLAGQKYAMSDMVTKINMVADVPGSYMGKNANFSGEGFAHMDFEALAMPAAEFEEWVEDVKANEKDLTEEQFDDLLVTPHVGRMSFSSTHLEFSPPPEDGHHSNGHTDHQDKKQKFPEPATSEEEVEFDGEPNVEPDTSNEDSTHNNHEGH, from the coding sequence ATGAAAAAACGAGGGCCGTTATTTGCATTGTTGATGAGTATAACCTTGCTTTTATCGGGCTGTAGTTCATTGACCGTCTTGGATCCGAAAGGTCCGGCTGCAAGGACCCTGTCCGATACAATCATATTTTCTATCTTCATGATGGTCGGCATTCTGGCTGTGGTATACGTTCTTTACATCTATATGCTGGTCAAATACCGCGCTAGAAAATCCAATGAAGGCTACGAGCCGCCGCACGATGAGGGCAGCAAGCTGCTGGAGATTACATGGACGATTATTCCGATCATTATTGTAATCATCCTTTCCGTAGTGACAGTCAAATCAACCATAGCTGTTGAGAACGTGCCGGAGGGCTATGAAGATCAGGAGCCGCTGGTTATCTACGCTTCCACCTCCAACTGGAAATGGCATTTCAGCTATCCGGAACAAGGCATTGAGACTGTCAATTATGTGAACCTCCCGACCAACCGTGCTATCGAGTTCCGCATGTATTCTTACGGTCCGATTACGAGCTTGTGGATTCCACAGCTTGCCGGTCAGAAATATGCCATGAGTGACATGGTTACGAAGATTAACATGGTAGCAGACGTTCCGGGCTCATATATGGGTAAGAACGCAAACTTTAGTGGTGAAGGCTTCGCCCATATGGACTTTGAAGCGCTGGCGATGCCTGCTGCTGAATTTGAAGAGTGGGTAGAAGACGTGAAGGCGAATGAGAAGGATCTGACCGAGGAGCAGTTTGATGACCTTCTGGTGACCCCTCATGTTGGCAGAATGTCCTTCTCCAGTACGCATCTCGAATTCAGTCCTCCGCCGGAGGATGGCCACCATTCCAATGGTCATACAGATCATCAGGATAAGAAGCAGAAGTTCCCGGAGCCGGCAACCTCTGAAGAGGAAGTGGAGTTCGATGGCGAGCCCAATGTCGAGCCGGACACTTCTAATGAAGATTCTACTCACAACAACCACGAAGGTCACTAG
- a CDS encoding metal ABC transporter solute-binding protein, Zn/Mn family — protein MKKVWIPATLILVLALAGCAGSNEKNGSTAEGKINIVTTIAQIAEPVSVIGGDKVQVSSLMGPGVDPHLYNATQGDISKLDQADIVFYSGLHLEGNMTEVFEQIGKSRPVVAISESVSEDQLLTDETGAIDPHVWFDLELWEVSLTAAVEEMKTFAPEHAEEFENNKLKYFEELQALKQEAQEKLASIPENHRVIVTAHDAFGYFGRAYDMEVVGLQGLSTEDEISVSDIDQTIDILMQHQVPAVFVESSINSKSVEAVVEGASSKGLDVKLGGELFSDAMGDEGTAEGTYLGMYRHNVNIIYEALAGKGE, from the coding sequence ATGAAGAAGGTTTGGATTCCTGCAACGCTCATTCTGGTGCTGGCTTTGGCTGGCTGTGCCGGATCAAATGAGAAAAACGGCAGTACGGCTGAAGGCAAAATCAACATTGTTACCACGATCGCTCAAATTGCAGAGCCGGTTTCTGTCATCGGCGGTGACAAGGTGCAGGTGTCTAGTCTTATGGGTCCTGGTGTTGATCCTCATCTGTACAACGCTACTCAAGGTGACATCAGCAAACTCGACCAAGCAGATATTGTGTTTTACAGCGGGCTGCATTTAGAAGGGAATATGACGGAAGTATTTGAGCAGATTGGCAAATCCAGACCTGTAGTTGCGATTAGTGAATCTGTATCCGAGGATCAGCTTCTGACCGATGAAACAGGCGCTATTGACCCTCATGTCTGGTTCGACCTCGAGTTATGGGAGGTTTCATTAACGGCAGCGGTCGAGGAGATGAAGACATTTGCTCCGGAGCATGCAGAGGAATTTGAGAACAATAAGCTGAAATATTTCGAAGAACTGCAGGCGCTCAAGCAGGAAGCTCAGGAGAAGCTGGCTTCAATCCCCGAGAATCATCGCGTGATCGTAACGGCACATGATGCGTTCGGCTATTTCGGCAGAGCCTATGATATGGAGGTTGTTGGACTCCAGGGACTAAGCACGGAGGATGAGATCAGCGTATCGGATATTGATCAAACGATTGATATTCTAATGCAGCATCAGGTTCCTGCCGTATTTGTAGAAAGCAGCATTAATTCCAAGTCCGTTGAAGCGGTAGTGGAGGGGGCGTCCAGTAAAGGGCTGGATGTAAAGCTGGGCGGTGAGCTGTTCTCTGATGCGATGGGCGATGAGGGAACCGCAGAAGGAACCTACCTGGGCATGTACAGACACAATGTTAACATCATCTATGAGGCGCTGGCCGGAAAGGGAGAGTAA